In Oharaeibacter diazotrophicus, the genomic window GGGCCCCGGCCGCGACGACGTGCGCCGCACGCGCCGGCGCCGCGCCTCCGCCGCCAGGAAGCGCAGGCGGATCAGGGAGTCGGGGTCGACGACGGCGCCGGGGTCGGCGGGAATGCCCATGGGCGGCCTCGGTCAGGGCGTCAGAGCGGGGCGATGCGGTCGAGGATGCGGGCGACGATGGCGCGGGCGTGGTCGCCCTCGGCGGTGGCGCGCCACGTCGGGATCAGGCGGTGGGCGAGCGCGTCGGCCGCCTGGCTGCGCACGTCCTCGGGCGTGGCGTAGTCGCGGCCGGCGAGCCAGGCGCGCGCCTTGGCGGCGGCGGCGAGCGCCAGCGTGCCGCGCGGGCTGACCGGGTGCTCGATCGCGGCGCGCACGTCCTCGCCGGCGCCGCCGTCGCGGGTGGCGGTGACGAGGCGGACGATGTGGTCCTTGAGCGCCGGGGCGAGATGGGTCCGCGCTGCCGCCGCCCGCGCCGCGCGCACCTCGGCCATCGAGAGCCGCGGTCCCGGCGCGGCCGGCTCGGCCACGGTCTCGCGCTCGACGAGGTCGAGGATGGCGCGCTCCTCGGCCGGGCCGGGCATCTCGACCAGCACGTGGAACAGGAAGCGGTCGAGCTGCGCCTCGGGCAGCGGGAAGGTGCCCTCGTGTTCGATCGGGTTCTGCGTCGCCACCACCATGAACGGGTCGGGCAGGGCATGGGTGGCGCCGCCGGCGGTGACCTGCCGCTCGGCCATCGCCTCGAGCAGGGCCGACTGCACCTTCGGCGGCGCCCGGTTGATCTCGTCGACCAGCACCAGCGAGTGGAACACCGGCCCGGCCACGAACTCGAAGGCGCCGCGGTCGGGGCGCCAGACCGGCGTGCCGGTGAGGTCGGCGGGCATCAGGTCGGGCGTGCACTGGATGCGGGCGAAGCTGGAATCGAGGCCGTCGGCGAGCTGCTTCACCGCCCGCGTCTTGGCGAGGCCGGGCGCGCCCTCCACCAGCACGTGGCCGCCGCAGAGGAGGGCGGTCATCAGCCGCTCGACCAGCGGCGTCCGCCCGATCAGCGCCGCCTGCAGGCGCTCGGTCAGCGCCGCGACCCGCGCGCGCAGGTCGTCGGCCGCGCCGGTGGCGGCGTCCTCGCCCATCTTCATGCCGTCTCCTCCCGGTGCCCGCGTTCGGCGCGCGCTGTCCGGTCCCGCCTCCACCCGGGAAGAAGTCTATGCCGGAGCACGCGACGGGCTCAACCGGCCACCGCGGTCGGCCGTCGTGACATCTCGCCCCGGGGGGGATCGCCCGGAACCATGCCGGTGCGGATCCGTTGACCCACTGGCAACGAAATCAAGGAGAAGCGCGATGCCGACCGAACTACCGACGCCGAAGCCTATCAATCCGGGCACCGAGAAGGAGCCCGAGAACCCCGGCGACGCCGCCATCGAGGAGCACCTGAAGGGCGAGCCGCAGAGCGACATTCCGAGCCCGCTGCCCGACCTCGTTCCCGAGCTGATTCCCGGCGTGCCAACCGTGCGCTGACGCTCACGCGGCCAGGATCTGGACGCCGGCGCGCGCCGCCGCGGCCGCGAACTCCTCCGGCGGATCCAACGCGACGACGGTCGTCGTGGCCTCGAACGGCGCGATCCGCCACGGCGACACCGCCGCGATCTTCTCGGCCGAGGCGAGCACCACGCAGTCGGCCGAGGCCGCAATCATCGCCCGCTTGATCCGGGCTTCCTCGTAGTCGCCGGTGGTGAGCCCGTGCTCCGGGTGGATGCCGGTGACCCCGAGGAACACCGTGTCGGCCCGCACCTCCGCGATCGCCGCCGCGGCGGCGGCCCCGACCGCGACGACCGAATGCCGGAACAGCCGGCCGCCGACCAGCACCACCTCGATTCCCGGCTTGTCGAGGAGCTCGAGCGCGACGCTCGGCGCATGGGTCACCACGGTCGCGGCGAGATCGGGCGGAAGGTGCCGGGCGAGCCGGCCCGCGGTGGTGCCGCCGTCGACGAACACCACCGACCCCGGCCGTACCAGCGCCGCCGCCGCCCGGCCGATCCGGTCCTTGGCGTCGGTGGCGATCGACTGCCGCGCGGCGAAATCCGCCAGCGCCGGCGAAGCGGGCAGCGCGCCGCCGTGGACCCGCTGCAGCAGTCCCTCCGCCGCCATTTCGCGCAGGTCGCGCCGGATCGTGTCCACCGACAGCCCGAATCGCTCCGCCGCCACCTTGGCGACGACCTGACCCTCGCGGGCCAGCGTCTCTAGGATCAGGGCGCGGCGTTGGCTGGCGAGCATGACGAGAGCCTTCACGAAAATTCTTGTCTCTGCACGAAATATCCCGTATCCGTGCCCTGAAGGCAAGCAAGAACGGCAATTTCGTTCTCGTTCGTGCGATTTCATGAAGTGTGAGGTGTGCGATGACGGTGGCCGACCGGGTCCGGGTTCACGACGTCCGGGTGCTCTCCGACGACTGGTACGTCCTCCGGAAGACCGTCTTCGACTTCCGCCGCGCCGACGGCGTCTGGCAGCGTCAGTCGCGCGAGACCTACGACCGCGGCAACGGCGCGGTCATCCTGCTCTACGACCTCGACCGCCGCACCGTGGTGCTGACCCGGCAGTTCCGCTACCCGGCCTTCGTCAACGGCTGGGACGACCTCCTGATCGAGGCGCCGGCCGGCCTGCTCGACGCCGCTTCGCCGGAGGAGCGCATCCGCGCCGAGGCCGAGGAGGAGACCGGCTTCCGGGTGCGGGCGCCGGTGAAGGTCTACGAGGCCTTCACGAGTCCCGGGTCGGTGACCGAGCGGCTGCACTTCTTCGTCGCGCCCTACGAGCCGGCCGACCGGGTCTCGGACGGCGGCGGCGTCGCCGCGGAGGGCGAGGACATCGAGATGATGGAAGTCGGCTTCGACGAGGCGATGGCGATGGTCGCCGACGGCCGCATCGCCGACGCCAAGACGATCATGCTGCTGCAGCACGCCGCGCTGGCGATCTTCCCGCACGCGGGCTGACCGGTGGGGCGCCCGCGGCCTGCCGGTCCACCACGAACTCGCCAAGGTGCCGGCGGCCCGACGGCCGCCCTCAGCGCTGCTTGGCGAACTGCTCGTTGAAGGAGTAACCGGCGCCGCGGACGGTGCGGATCGGGTCCTTCGAGGTGCCGCGGTTTATCGACTTGCGCAGCCGGCCGATGTGGACGTCGACGGTGCGCTCGTCGACGTAGACGTCGTGGCCCCAGACGCCGTCGAGCAGCTGTTCGCGGGTGAAGACCCGGCCGGGCGCCCGCATCAGGAATTCCAGCAGCTTGAACTCGGTCGGGCCGAGATGGATCTCGCGGCTGCTGCGGCGGACCCGGCGGGTCTCGCGGTCGAGTTCGATGTCGCCGGAGACCAGCACCGACGTCAGCGTCTCGGGCTTGGCCCGGCGCAGGAGCGCCTTCACGCGCGCCACCAGCTCGGGCACCGAGAAGGGCTTGACGATGTAGTCGTCGGCGCCGGTCGCGAGGCCGCGCACGCGCTCGGATTCCTCGCCGCGCGCGGTCAGCATGATGACCGGCGTGCGCTGGGTCTCCGGGCGCTGGCGCAGCCGCCGGCACAGCTCGATGCCCGAGAGGCCGGGCAGCATCCAGTCGAGGATGACGATGTCCGGCACGATCTCGCGCAACCGGATCTCGGCTTCGTCGCCGCGGAAGCTCTGCTCGACCTCGAAGCCCTCGGCCTCGAGATTGTAGCGCAGGAGCAGGCTGACCGGCTCCTCGTCCTCGATGATCAGGACCTTGGTCATGGATCGCCCCGCGCCGGCTCAGGCCGGCGTCACGGTTTCGATGGCGCTGAGGTCGGCCTTCGGGCGTTCCTCGCCGTAGGGCGCGCCGGTCAGCGCATAGTGCACGGTTTCGGCGATGTTGGTGGCGTGGTCGCCGATGCGCTCCAGGTTCTTGGCACAGAACAGCAGATGGGCGCACTGCGAGATGTTGCGCGGATCCTCCATCATGTAGGTCAGGAGCTCGCGGAAGATCGAGGTGTAGAGCGCGTCGATCTCGGTGTCGCGCAGGCGCACCGCGCGGGCGGCGGCGTCGTCGCGCTGGGTGAAGGCGTCGAGCACGGCCTTCATCTGCTCGAGCACGATGTCGGAGAGGTGCTCGACACCGACCCACAGGCTCTTGTGCAGGCCGGCGCCGTTGATGGCGGCGACGCGCTTGGCGATGTTCTTGGCGAGGTCGCCGACGCGTTCGAGGTCGATCGAGATGCGCAGGGCGGCGACGATCTCGCGCAGGTCCGAGGCCATCGGCTGGCGGCGCGCGATCAGGAGGACGGCCTCCTCCTCGATGCGGCGCTGAAGTTCGTCGAGGCGGCGGTCGGCGTCGACGACGCGCTGGGCCTGGAACTGGTCCAGCCGGGCGAGGGCGGCGACGGAATCGGCGACCAGCCGCTCGGCGATGCCGCCCATCTCGGCGACGTGGCCGGCGAGATCGCGCAATTCCTGGTCGAAGGCGGTGACGGTGTGCTCCATGGAACCCTCCCGAAGCGTGCCTGGCGTTGCGGCGCGGCTCAGCCGAAGCGGCCGGTGATGTAGTCCTGGGTCCGCTTCTCGATCGGGTTGGTGAAGATGTGATCGGTCGGACCCTCCTCGACGAGCACGCCGAGGTGGAAGAAGGCGGTGCGCTGCGACACGCGGGCCGCCTGCTGCATCGAGTGGGTCACGATGATGATCGTGAAGTTGGTGCGCAGCTCGTCGATCAGTTCCTCGACCTTGGCGGTCGCGATCGGGTCGAGCGCCGAGCACGGCTCGTCCATCAGGATCACCTCGGGCGACACCGCGATGGCGCGGGCGATGCAGAGGCGCTGCTGCTGACCGCCGGAGAGGCCGGTGCCCGGCTCGTGCAGGCGGTCCTTGACCTCGTTGAACAGCGAGGCCTTCTTCAGCGAGGTCACCACGATCTCCTCGAGGTCCGCCTTGGAGCGGGCGAGACCGTGGATCTTCGGGCCGTAGGCGACGTTCTCGAAGATCGACTTCGGGAACGGGTTCGGCTTCTGGAACACCATGCCGACGCGGGCGCGCAGCTCGACCACGTCGAGATCCGGGTCGTAGATGTCCTTGTTGTCGATGGCGATCCGGCCCTCGACGCGGCATCCGGCGATGGTGTCGTTCATCCGGTTGATGCAGCGCAGGAAGGTCGACTTGCCGCAGCCCGACGGGCCGATGAACGCGGTGACCGCGCGCTCGGGTATGTCGATCGAGACGCCGTGCAGCGCCTGCTTCTGGCCGTAGAAGACCTTGACGGTGTCAGCCTTGACCTTGACCGGACGCGCCACGGCGTCGGGCGTGCGGATGGTCTGGTGCTTGGGCGCTTCGGCGAGGACGGCGGTCATCGGAAATCCTCCGGACGATACGGGGGGGCGGCGGGTCACCAGCGGCGCTCGAAGGCGCGGCGCAGGACCACGGCGGCGGCGTTCATGACGAACAGGAAGGCGAGCAGGATCATGATGGCGGCCGAGGTGCGCTCCACGAAGGCGCGCTCGGGCTCGGTCGCCCACATGTAGATCTGGGTCGGCAGCGCGGTCGCCGGCTCGAGCGGCGAGGTCGGGACGTCGGCCACGAAGGCCTTCATGCCGATCATCAGCAGCGGCGCCGTCTCGCCGAGGGCGTGCGCGAGGCCGATGATGGTGCCGGTCAGGATGCCCGGCATGGCGAGCGGCAGCACGTGGTGGAAGATGGTCTGCATCTTCGAGGCGCCGACGCCGAGACCGGCCTCGCGGATCGACGGCGGCACCGCCTTCAGCGCGGCGCGGGTGGCGATGATGATCGTCGGCAGGGTCGACAGCGTCAGCACCAAGCCGCCGACCAGCGCCGCCGAGCGGGGCAGGTGGGCGAAGTTGATGAACACCGACAGGCCGAGGATGCCGTAGACGATCGAGGGCACCGCCGCGAGGTTGTTGATGTTGACCTCGATCAGGTCGGTCAGCCGGTTCTTCGGCGCGAATTCCTCGAGGTAGATCGAGGCGGCGACGCCGATCGGCAGCGACAGCACCAGCACCACCAGCATCATCCAGAACGAGCCGACGATGGCGACGCCGACACCGGCGACCTCGGGACGGGTCGAGTTGCCGAAAGTGAACAGGCCGGTGTTGAAGGCCTTGTGGACGTGGCCGTCGGCCTGGAGTTCCTGGAGCACCTTGATCTGGGCGTCCTTGACGACGCGCTGCTCCTCGGGGACGTCGGCGCTGATCGCGCCCTTCACGAAGGCGTCGATGTTGCCGTCGGCGTAGAACTCGACGTCGCGTTTCTGGCCGATCAGCGACGGGTCCTCCGCGATGGTCCGGCGCAGCAGCGGCACCGAGCCCTTGGAGAACAGGTCGAGGGCGTCGTAGAGGCCATCCTCGTCGTCCGGGTCGAGCGAGAGCGTCGTGATCACCGCGTTCTGCATCAGCGTGTCGAAGCGGAAGGCGTCGCCCGACATGATGCCCGCGGCCGTCCGATCCCCGTTCGGGGCGATGATCGCCGGGTCGAAGTCGACCGTCAGCGTGATCCGGGTCTGCTGGAAGGCGGTGTAGCCCTTCGAGACGATCGAGGCGAACAGCGCCACCAGGAACACGAGGCCGATGGTGATCGCCGCGATGCCGAAGGCGCGGAACCGGCGTTCGGCGGCGTAGCGACGCTTCAGGCCGATGTCGCGGCCGGCGATCGAACGCATCGCCGGCGCGGGCTGGGAGAGGGCCGCGTCGCTCATTCGTACTGCTCCCGGTACTTGCGGACGATGTGGAGGGCGATGATGTTGAGGCCGAGCGTCACGGTGAACAGCGTGATGCCGAGGGCGAAGGCCACCAGCGTCTGCGGGCTGGTGAACTCGAGGTCGCCGGTCAGCTGGTTCACGATCTTGACCGTGATCGTGGTCATCTCCTCGAACGGGTTGGCGCTGATCCGCGCCGCCACGCCCGCCGCCAGCACCACGATCATGGTCTCGCCGATGGCGCGGGAAGCCGCCAGCAGGATGGCGCCGACGATGCCCGGCAGGGCGGCCGGCAGCACCACGCGCTTGATCGTCTCCGACTTGGTGGCGCCGAGGCCGAGCGAGCCGTCGCGCAGCGCCCGCGGCACGGCGGTGATGATGTCGTCGGACAGCGAGGAGACGTAGGGGATGATCATGATCCCCATCACGAGGCCGGCGGTGACGACGTTGTTGCCGGACTGGCCGAGCCCGAGCGGGATCGCCAGGAAGTCGCGGATCGCCGGGCCGACGGTGACGAGGGCGAAGAAGCCGTAGACGATCGTCGGGATGCCCGCGAGGATCTCGAGCAGCGGCTTGGCGACGCTGCGCACCGTCGAGGAGGCGTATTCGGCCATGTAGATGGCGGCGAACAGGCCGATCGGGACCGCGACCAGCAGAGCGAGCGCCGAGATGTAGAGCGTGCCCCAGGCGAGCGGCAGCAGGCCGAACTGGCCCTGGCTGCCGCCGGAGCCGGCCGCGGCGAAGCGCGGATCCCACACGGTGCCGAAGAAGAAGCTCGCCGGCGAGACCTGGCTGAAGAAGTGCAGCGCCTCGAACAGCATCGAGGCGACGATGCCGATCGTCGTCAGGATCGCCACCGAGGACGCGGCGATCAGCACGCCGAGGATCACCGTCTCCACCGATCCGCGGGCGCGCAGGCGCGGCCGGATCTTCAGGAAGGCGAACACGAAGCCGAAGCCGGCGAGCGCGATCACGGCGGTCTCGAGGATCACGCCGAGCGTGCCGTCGACCGAATTGCGCGTCTGCGCCGCGGCGATCATGTAGGGCGGCACGTCGGAGGCGAGCGCGATGCCCTTGGAGGCGAACAGCGGCCGGGCGGCGACGAG contains:
- a CDS encoding AAA family ATPase, which translates into the protein MKMGEDAATGAADDLRARVAALTERLQAALIGRTPLVERLMTALLCGGHVLVEGAPGLAKTRAVKQLADGLDSSFARIQCTPDLMPADLTGTPVWRPDRGAFEFVAGPVFHSLVLVDEINRAPPKVQSALLEAMAERQVTAGGATHALPDPFMVVATQNPIEHEGTFPLPEAQLDRFLFHVLVEMPGPAEERAILDLVERETVAEPAAPGPRLSMAEVRAARAAAARTHLAPALKDHIVRLVTATRDGGAGEDVRAAIEHPVSPRGTLALAAAAKARAWLAGRDYATPEDVRSQAADALAHRLIPTWRATAEGDHARAIVARILDRIAPL
- the phoB gene encoding phosphate regulon transcriptional regulator PhoB, whose amino-acid sequence is MTKVLIIEDEEPVSLLLRYNLEAEGFEVEQSFRGDEAEIRLREIVPDIVILDWMLPGLSGIELCRRLRQRPETQRTPVIMLTARGEESERVRGLATGADDYIVKPFSVPELVARVKALLRRAKPETLTSVLVSGDIELDRETRRVRRSSREIHLGPTEFKLLEFLMRAPGRVFTREQLLDGVWGHDVYVDERTVDVHIGRLRKSINRGTSKDPIRTVRGAGYSFNEQFAKQR
- the pstC gene encoding phosphate ABC transporter permease subunit PstC, with product MGSFWLLVVVAALAAIGLVAGRIRVGTLAKSSGTPPHSRPAYYGSYLAIWTALPAVVLLVVLAIVRPIIVDTAVRQQLPEAATADGANLSLTMGVIEEVSRGLKVLSTEELDNLKLGLVAARPLFASKGIALASDVPPYMIAAAQTRNSVDGTLGVILETAVIALAGFGFVFAFLKIRPRLRARGSVETVILGVLIAASSVAILTTIGIVASMLFEALHFFSQVSPASFFFGTVWDPRFAAAGSGGSQGQFGLLPLAWGTLYISALALLVAVPIGLFAAIYMAEYASSTVRSVAKPLLEILAGIPTIVYGFFALVTVGPAIRDFLAIPLGLGQSGNNVVTAGLVMGIMIIPYVSSLSDDIITAVPRALRDGSLGLGATKSETIKRVVLPAALPGIVGAILLAASRAIGETMIVVLAAGVAARISANPFEEMTTITVKIVNQLTGDLEFTSPQTLVAFALGITLFTVTLGLNIIALHIVRKYREQYE
- the phoU gene encoding phosphate signaling complex protein PhoU produces the protein MEHTVTAFDQELRDLAGHVAEMGGIAERLVADSVAALARLDQFQAQRVVDADRRLDELQRRIEEEAVLLIARRQPMASDLREIVAALRISIDLERVGDLAKNIAKRVAAINGAGLHKSLWVGVEHLSDIVLEQMKAVLDAFTQRDDAAARAVRLRDTEIDALYTSIFRELLTYMMEDPRNISQCAHLLFCAKNLERIGDHATNIAETVHYALTGAPYGEERPKADLSAIETVTPA
- a CDS encoding NUDIX domain-containing protein produces the protein MTVADRVRVHDVRVLSDDWYVLRKTVFDFRRADGVWQRQSRETYDRGNGAVILLYDLDRRTVVLTRQFRYPAFVNGWDDLLIEAPAGLLDAASPEERIRAEAEEETGFRVRAPVKVYEAFTSPGSVTERLHFFVAPYEPADRVSDGGGVAAEGEDIEMMEVGFDEAMAMVADGRIADAKTIMLLQHAALAIFPHAG
- a CDS encoding DeoR/GlpR family DNA-binding transcription regulator → MLASQRRALILETLAREGQVVAKVAAERFGLSVDTIRRDLREMAAEGLLQRVHGGALPASPALADFAARQSIATDAKDRIGRAAAALVRPGSVVFVDGGTTAGRLARHLPPDLAATVVTHAPSVALELLDKPGIEVVLVGGRLFRHSVVAVGAAAAAAIAEVRADTVFLGVTGIHPEHGLTTGDYEEARIKRAMIAASADCVVLASAEKIAAVSPWRIAPFEATTTVVALDPPEEFAAAAARAGVQILAA
- the pstB gene encoding phosphate ABC transporter ATP-binding protein PstB, producing MTAVLAEAPKHQTIRTPDAVARPVKVKADTVKVFYGQKQALHGVSIDIPERAVTAFIGPSGCGKSTFLRCINRMNDTIAGCRVEGRIAIDNKDIYDPDLDVVELRARVGMVFQKPNPFPKSIFENVAYGPKIHGLARSKADLEEIVVTSLKKASLFNEVKDRLHEPGTGLSGGQQQRLCIARAIAVSPEVILMDEPCSALDPIATAKVEELIDELRTNFTIIIVTHSMQQAARVSQRTAFFHLGVLVEEGPTDHIFTNPIEKRTQDYITGRFG